A segment of the Nilaparvata lugens isolate BPH unplaced genomic scaffold, ASM1435652v1 scaffold8267, whole genome shotgun sequence genome:
agaAAAACTAAATTTGAGCATTACAAAACCATAATCTCTAATTCTAAAGGAAAtagtaaaaaaacttgaattgcATAGAAGAAATTCTAGACATCCAACGTGCAAATAAACCGCCCAATATTGATCCAGAtattttaaatagttattttgcTGGAGTGGGGAGAACTTATGCTGAAAGAATCGATATTGTACAACACTCAGTGGAGGCACAACGTTTACGTTGTTTAGCGGCGGACAGTCCACATTCATTCTTCATGCGTCCAACGAGCTCCGATGAGGTATTAGTTATCATCAGAAACTGAAATCTGGCTCGTCCCCGGGGTGGATGGACTGGGTAAtgtatgtttgaagaatattgctGATATTATAGCGAAGCCATTGTCAGtgttattcaacaaatgttttgAATTGGGTCATTTTCCTTCTCATTTCAAGATAGCAAAAATAGTTCCTCTATTCAAATCAGGTGACAGAAAGGCTCCCGAAAACTATCGCCCAATCAGTTTGATAAGCAATctatctaaaatatttgaaaaacttataaaacgACGATTGATAGAATaccttaataaatataaattttagcTGAGAATCAATTCGGTTTCCAAGAGGGCAAATCAACTGAGGATGCTATGACAAATTTAGTTAGGATAATTACAGATAACTTTCAGAGCAACAAAAAAACTTTAGCAGTATTCCTGGATTTAGCAAAAGCCTATGATACCATCCCTCACAGGtcccttctgaataagttggaaaGTATAGGTTTTAGAGGGACAgttctaaaattatttgaaagctACTTGCAAAATAGATCTCAGGTACTCACTCTAAATgaaaaacaagtttcatgatattGACTGGGTTTGGCCTTCCCCAGTACAGTCCTCTCaccgatattatttttgatatacATTAATGATctcttaaaaataaatattaataactgtACTACTATATCTTTTGCCGATGATACTGCCTTGGTTTTCACCGGACCAGATTGGAGGCAGGTGGAGCGATTGACAGAATCGGGTCTGGCTATTGTGAAGTCATGGCTGGATCAACATTCATTAACTCTAAATGCAAAGAAAAGCGTTTACATGGCCTTCTCACCCTCAGTGAGATCAGCCCCCCGGGAAGGGTCACATACGGGTATTAAAATTCACTCCCCTGACTGCGCCTATTACGCATATCAACGGGTGAGGCACGAGGACTGTGGTTGCAGCTCGTTAGAAAAAGTgaatgtaattaaatatttaggCGTTATGTTCGACTGTCATCTGAAGTGGAATGCTCACATTGATAGTCTGTGTAGAAGATTGAGACATGTCATAtacaagtttcataaattgagcGGTCTCGGGGATGCGAATATAGTGAAATTGGTGTACTCGGCATATGCTCAGTCCATTTTTCAGTATGGAATCAGGGTGTGGGGTGGTGCCTTGGATACGCACATGAACAAGATTCTCGTATTGCAAAGACATGTAATAAAAGCCGCTCTTGGCCGTCCCAGACGCTACCCAACAAATCTTCTGTTTGTTGAGTTCCCCGTGCTAACGGTAAAGCAGctctatataaaaatttaatactgtacctgaataaatgtaaaaatatatttaaaccaTACATGATGTCATACAACTTCCGAGCGAAACCGaactatattataaatagaactgACTTAACTGTTTGCCGAAGACAATTCACTTACATCAGCAATAAACTTATTAACTTGGTACCTCAACACTTTCTAGTAAAACATATAACTAAGTCATCCATAAGAAATATAGTTGAATGGATAAGATCTGTTAATGTATCTCACCTCTTTCATAATTGATCTCCTTATCTTTTGTCACCTCcatatagatttttagttttaattcagGTGTTTTTTCCTATAGCCATCTCTGTAATAAAGCACtccttttgtttattatttattttcatttatttttttttcaatattgatatatcgATTAAAtggtttattaattttgtaagttAAGATTTCTAAGATTGATACTCGTTGCAGCACACAAACCTctggttttgctggcaacgcctaTAAGCTGATTTTGAGAAGAATTGTTATTTACTTCATGATATGTTTTAATGAAGTATTTTAATggtgtttttattttgaaaaaattgtattgtattatggcaaataaagaatttgatttgatttgattttgttaGGCTGGTATCCTAACAGTAGTCAgccacttccttcttctctgcCTCATGTATATCAAGAAGAATCACAGAATCTGTTGACTCGGACTGATGCACATCACCATAACACCAGACATCGAGTGCTGTTTGACATACCCAGGGTGCGCCTCCGAGATCGCGGGTGTGCTACAGGAGTGCAGCTCTCCGCTACTTCAACAGTGAAGCAGTTGGATACCAGCAAGTTCGGAGAGGTTTATTTGAGAGCCAGGGCTTATTATGATGTACAGGAATTTTTAACGATGACCGTCTCAAATACTATCTGGCTAACTTGCCAGTAAGTTGAAGAGCAggccttaagctgcgtacacatatacgcgcccCAACCCGCAcggagcacgctccgccctcgtaccgccccgttcctccatcgcaccgcagtcgctccgccctcgctctgcagtcgcacacCGTTCATGAACTTacggagatgttagctcttctcgcgttccccggtcgatccacttttgctccccggtcgatctcaatcgatctgctcgagtgaagttcggttgcggagcagagcgaaagtctgtacgcacctttattgTTAACTAAGTGTGCTTTATCTTGATCGCTGCCATCTGATAAATTagtgttttgtttttttgacttaTTGTGAATGatgccatcgatcccacaagtgtgggcatggatgaagaagaaggtataagGTACCCCAATCACTCACAATGAGAAAGTAAGAATACGCATTTGTTTGAAAGATAAGACTAATAATTGTGTATTAACATGAAAATTGTACCTATAATTTCTTCCCTCTTTTGCAGGATAAGACAGAAGTACGAGCCATACAGAGAGGCAATCTGGCTTCGCTGTGTGCCGCACTTTCATAGCAGCACAATGGTGTTTGTGCAGACCAGAGGAAGCTCACCGTGTTCATCATGTTGGGTCTGTTGGGAGTCAAGTGGCCGAATTACATGGCAACATGTCCCAGCCTCAACGTATGGAGGCTCTCAGGAGGTAAATAACTTGTTACTGTAACTTGCTGAAGAGTGGTTTTAAGCCTTGTTTCCATTACCACAGATTTAAAGCAgcaacataaataaatattaaataatgaacATGAGTAAAGATCGAATTAAGGGAACTTGTAGAATGGAAACGGTCTACAACATTTTAACTTGCCAGCCCAATGTGCCGCGAAACACCGTTGTTGGTTTCCTATTTCGCAATTGATTACTCATCTCTTTTATCTCAAATTCCATCTTCCTTATGAATAAAGAGAGGAAGATTCGAATTTCAGATTTGG
Coding sequences within it:
- the LOC120349104 gene encoding ATP-dependent RNA helicase DBP3-like, producing LILDEADRILDEYFQEQLHEIVKQCSRTRQTLLFSATMTDAVRDLASVSLDKPVRIFVDNNQDVAFNLRQEFVKMPTAKGSSSIVAKFSSRSKKIEWIAAARKMKGIKSTDICNKLPRSDVYVNEHLSPYYKRLLGWYPNSSQPLPSSLPHVYQEESQNLLTRTDAHHHNTRHRVLFDIPRVRLRDRGCATGVQLSATSTVKQLDTSKFGEVYLRARAYYDVQEFLTMTVSNTIWLTCQIRQKYEPYREAIWLRCVPHFHSSTMVFVQTRGSSPCSSCWVCWESSGRITWQHVPASTYGGSQE